In a single window of the Falco rusticolus isolate bFalRus1 chromosome 11, bFalRus1.pri, whole genome shotgun sequence genome:
- the PIGC gene encoding phosphatidylinositol N-acetylglucosaminyltransferase subunit C encodes MEPGGGRRWQKVLYERQPFPDNYVDQRFLEELRKNVHARRYRYRAVVFQSGAVVQQLCSVCVFVLTWWYMAAGALSPQGLFAAALASSLLGYILFDAVDGGAGRWASGRTRWADLKSTLVFAAFTYGFSPVLKTLTESISTDTIYAMSALMLLGHLIFFDYGANAAIVSSTLSLNMAIFASVCLASRLPRSLHAFVMVTFAMQIFALWPMLQKKLKAQTPRCYVGVTVLFALATLAGLATVSSVGAVLFASLLLAISCLCPYCLIRLQLLKDNIHGPWDEAEIKEDLSRFLM; translated from the coding sequence ATGgagccgggcggcgggcggcggtgGCAGAAGGTGCTGTACGAGCGGCAGCCCTTCCCCGATAACTACGTGGATCAGCGGTTCCTGGAGGAGCTGCGGAAGAACGTGCACGCCCGCCGCTACCGGTACCGGGCCGTCGTCTTCCAGTCGGGAGCGgtggtgcagcagctgtgcagcgTCTGCGTCTTCGTGCTGACCTGGTGGTACATGGCCGCCGGGGCGCTGAGCCCGCAGGGGCTGTTCGCGGCGGCCCTGGCCTCCTCCCTGCTGGGCTACATCCTGTTCGACGCGGTGgacggcggggccgggcgctggGCCAGCGGGCGGACGCGGTGGGCTGACCTGAAGAGCACGCTGGTGTTCGCCGCCTTCACCTACGGCTTCTCGCCGGTGCTGAAGACGCTGACGGAGTCCATCAGCACGGACACCATCTACGCCATGTCGGCTCTCATGCTCCTCGGCCACCTCATCTTCTTTGACTACGGCGCCAACGCCGCCATCGTCTCCAGCACGCTGTCCCTCAACATGGCCATCTTCGCCTCGGTGTGCCTGGCCTCCCGCCTGCCTCGCTCCCTCCACGCCTTCGTGATGGTCACCTTCGCCATGCAGATCTTCGCCCTCTGGCCCATGCTGCAGAAGAAGCTGAAAGCCCAGACGCCCCGCTGCTACGTGGGGGTGACGGTGCTCTTTGCGCTGGCGAcgctggcagggctggccacCGTCTCCAGCGTGGGGGCCGTGCTCTTCGCCTCGCTGCTGCTCGccatctcctgcctctgcccttaCTGCCTCATCCGCCTTCAGCTGCTCAAGGACAACATCCACGGGCCGTGGGATGAGGCTGAGATCAAGGAGGACCTCTCCAGGTTCCTCATGTAG